The segment ACCCGCAGCCGCATCAAGGACGCAAGGCGGATCGCCGGCCGGCTGTAATCGGAGAAGGCGAGGAACGTGCCGCCATAGGGAATGAAGCCACCATGCAGCGCGAGGCCGTTCATCGCCGCAGCCATGCCGTGCTCGCGGATGCCATAGTGGATGTAGTCGCCGGCGAACGCGTCGCGCTTGACCGGAGTTTGCGCCTTGGCGTGCGTCAGGTTCGAATGCGTCAGATCCGCAGAGCCGCCGACGAGTCCGGGGATCGTGCCGGCAATGCCGTCGAGCACCTGTTGCGAGGCCTGCCGCGTCGCAAGCTTCGGACGCTCGGTGGCAAAGCGCTCGCGCAATTTCGACGCGGCCAGTACATAGGCCTCCGGCAGCGCGACCGCCTTGCCCTCGACGAACAGATCGCGCTGCCCCGGCGTCGCGTCTTCGTAGCGATCGAGCCAGGCAAGACGATCGACCTGCCCGCGCTGCCCGATCATCCGCCACGTCTTCATGATCGTGACAGGCACCACGAAGGGCTGATAATCCCAACCAAGGGCCCGTCGCGCTGCCGCGGTCTGCTCGGTGCCGAGCGGCGCACCATGCGCCTTCTCGGTGCCCTGCCGGTCCGGCGCGCCGTAGCCGATGATGGTGCGGCATGCGATCAGCGACGGCTTTGCGCTCCCACGCTCCTCGGCAATCGCCTGCGCGACGGCTTCGGGATCATGCCCGTCGACACGACGTACCGACCAGCCGGATGCGGCGAAGCGTGCGAGCTGGTCATCCGATGTCGCAAGCGAGGTCGGCCCGTCGATGGAGATACCGTTGTCGTCAAACAGCACGATCAGACGACCGAGCCCGAGATGGCCGGCGAGCGAGATCGCCTCCTGGCTGATGCCCTCCATCAGACAGCCGTCACCGGCGATGACATAGGTGAAGTGATCGACGAGCCCATCGCCATGCCGCGCATTGGCCATGCGCTCGGCCAGCGCCATGCCGACGGCGGTCGCGATCCCCTGCCCCAACGGGCCTGTCGTGGTCTCGACGCCAGGCGTATGGCCGTGTTCCGGATGACCCGGCGTCTTGGAGCCCCATTGCCGGAACGCCTTGATGTCGTCGAGGCTGACATCGCCGCCGGTCAGATGCAGCAGCGCATAGAGCAGCATCGAGCCGTGGCCCGCCGAGAGCACGAAGCGATCGCGATCCGGCCAATTCGGGTGCGCGGAGTCGAACTTCAGGAAGCGCGAGAACAGCACGGTCGCGACGTCGGCCATGCCCATGGGCAGGCCGGGATGACCGGACTGCGAGATCTCGATGGCATCGACCGCGAGGAAGCGGACGGCATTGGCGAGATCGCTATGCGCGACGGCGTAGAGGTCTGCTTCGGCGTGGACGGAGATATTCATCGGATACTCTCCTTGTTCACTTCGAGCTGCGCTTGCGCTCGATCAGCTGCATGATCAGAGGCGTCAGGATCAGCTGCATCGCGAGATCAAGCTTCGCGCCCGGACACACGATCGAATTCGCGCGCGACATCCAGCTCTGCGGCAGCATCGAGAGCAGATACGGGAAGTCGATGCCGCGCGGATTCTTGAAGCGGATCACGACCATCGATTCGTCCGGCGTCGGGATCCAGCGCGCGATGAACGGATTCGACGTGTCCACCGTCGGAACGCGCTGGAAGTTGATGTCGGTCTCGGTGAATTGCGGGCAGATGTAGTGGATGTAGTCCGGCATCCGCCGCAGGATCGTGTCGGTAACCGCCTCGGTCGAGTAACCACGCGCACTGCGGTCGCGGTGCAGCTTTTGGATCCATTCGAGATTGATGACGGGCACGACGCCGATCTTGAGATCGGCGTAGCGCGCGACATTGACCTTTTCGGTGACCACGGCGCCGTGCAGACCTTCGTAGAACAGCAGGTCCGAATTTTCGGGCAGTCGCTCCCATTCGGTGAAGATTCCGGGCGCTACGCCATGCAGCGCGGATTCCTCGGCGTCATGAACGTAGTGCCGCGTCACGGCGGTGCCGGTCTCGCCATAGTCGCGGAAGGCACGCTCCAGCTCCTCGAACAGATTGGTCTCGGGGCTGAAATGACTGAAATGCTTGTTGCCGCGCTCGGCCTCCCTGGCCATCTGCGTGCGCATCTCGGCACGGTCGTAGCGATGGAACGCATCGCCCTCGATGTAGACGGCGTTGACCTTCTCGCGGAAGAATATCTGCTCAAACGTCCTCTTGACCGAGGTGGTGCCGGCGCCGGACGAGCCGGTGATCGAGATGATCGGGTGCTTGCGGGACATGAGCGACCTCCTCTCACAGCCGGAAGAAGCCGCGCCGCGCGAACAGCGGCGCGGAGACGCTCGCGACCAGCAGCGGATCACAGTGCAATTCCGCGACGCGCCGCACCTCGTTGCTCGATCCCATAATCAGCGGCACGCGCTGATGCAGGCTTTGCGCTGCGAGGTCGAGGATGCGTTCGCGCCCGGTCGAGGCGGAGCCGCCGGCCTGCTCGATGATCATCGCCATCGGGTGCGCCTCATAGGTGAGACGCAGGCGGCCGTCGCCATAGCCGGGCCGCGCGTCGGAGGGATAGAGGAACACGCCGCCGCGGGTGAGAATGCGATAGGCCTCCGCGACCAGCGAGCCGATCCAGCGCATGTTGAAATTGTGGTTCGCGGGCCCTTCGACACCGGCGAGGCATTCGTCGACGAAGGCGCGCACCGGCGGGTCCCAGTGCCGACGGTTGGACGCGTTGATTGCGAACTCTTCGCAGGCCTCTGATATTTGCACGCCGCTGCGCGCGAGGCGGAAGCAGCGGGCCTTGCGATCGAGCGTGAAGATGTCGACACCGTCGCCGAGGGTCAGCACCAGCGAGGTCTGCGGGCCGTAGGTGACGAAGCCCGCCGCGAGCTGCGCCGAGCCGCGTTGGTGGAAGGCGAGCGCGAGATCGTCCGGCGCCGGCAGGATCGAGAAGATCGTGCCGACGGTCATGTTGATATCGATGTTGGAGGAGCCGTCGAGCGGATCGATCGCGACGCAGATCTTGGCTTCGCGATCGCCGGTCTGCGGCTCGCGCATCTCCTCCGACGCCAGCGCCGCGATCGGTAGCTTGCTGAGGCAGCGGCGCAGGATCGCGTCCGCCTGCACGTCGAGATCGCGCTGCACGTCGCCGTCGCTGTTGCGGCCCGTCGTCAGGCCCGAGGCGTCCGCCAGTTCTCCCGTGCCGGTGAGGTCGGCAATCTCGATTGCCGCCGCCGCGATGGCGTCGACTGCGGCAGCCACGGCCAACGCGTGCGGCGCCGTCTCGGAATACCGTTGAAGGTGGTCGTCCAGCCTGAGTTGCCCGGTCATCTGCGTCCATCCCCTTGCTGGCGCCGCATCCATTTTCCCCCGGCGGAGGCAGGTGCGGTCGGTCCCAGCACGATGAGATTGACAGGGCCGGCTTAATAAGGAAAATTTCTATTCATAATGAGCGTCAAAGAATTTTCTTATAATGGCTCCGGCCACGCGGCGACCCAGCTCCGGCATCTCACGATCCGACAGCTCCGCTCGCTCGCGGCGCTCTCGGCCAAGGGCAGCGTCACCGCGGCCTCGACCCAGCTTGGGCTGACGCAACCGGCCGTGACGCAGCAGCTGCGGCAGCTTCAAGACCTCGCCGGCCTGCCGCTGGTGCAGCGGACCGGCGATGGCATGCTGTTGACGGAGGCTGGCCGAGAGGTGCTGGCGCTCGCCGAGCGCGTCGAGGCCGCCATCACGGACTGCCAGGGCGCGCTTGATCTGCTCGCGGGCAGGACCGGCGGCACGGTGCATCTCGGCGCGGTCTCGACGGCAAAGTATTTCGTGCCGCGCGCGATCGCGGCGTTCTCGAAGCGACATCCGAAGATCGAGATCAAGCTCAGCATCGGCAATCGTGAGGAGATCCGCGAGGCCATGCATGGCTACGATCTCGATTGCGCCGTGATGGGTCGGCCGCCGGCCGACGTCAGCGTCGATGTCCGTCAGCTCGGGCGTAATCCGCACGTCATCATCGCGCGCAAGGGGCACTGGCTGGAGAAGGATTCCGGGTTGAGCCTGACCGATCTCGTCCACGAGACCTTCCTCACCCGCGAGCCGGGCTCTGGCACGCGGACGCTGATGGAGGGCATGTTCCAGAAGTCGGATCTCGAGCCGATCATCGGCATGGAGATGAGCAGCAACGAGACCATCAAGCAGGCGGTGATCGCGGGCCTCGGCATTGCCTTCATCTCGGCGCACACGGTCGCGCATGAGCTCGCCGAAGGCCGCCTCGTCGTGCTCGACGTCGCCGGCCTGCCGATCGTCCGGCAATGGTATGTGATCCGCCGCAGCGACAAGGTGCTGCTGCCGCCGGCGCAGGCGATGTTCGATTTCCTGGGCTCGGAGGGCGCGAACTATCTGCCCGACGTGCCCGAGTTCGGCGCGCGATCGTCCGCGGCGGTCAGCTCATCAGCTTCATCGCGACCGTCGCCGCCAGAACGAGAATGATCTGAAGCAGGCGCTCTGTCGTGAAGATGCGGTTGAATGTCGTCATCGCTCGCCCCCGGCCATGGTTAACGATCAGGCAGCGAGCGGGGCGGCGTAATCCGGCCGCGTCGCGAAATAGGCTTCGAGCTCAGCCAGTGCGCGGGCTTCCCACTCGCTGGCCTGTTCCAGCAGCGACCAGCGCTGGCCCGGCCGAAACGCTGCGGTCTGGCGATAGAGCGATGCGATCCCGCGATAGCGGCGCACGTTTTCAAAGATGGCGTGACCATTCATTCGGCCGTTCATGTCGAAAACTCCCACGTCATTCCCGCGGAAGAAAATGCGGCCAAATCTTTTTTGAAAAGTTAGCGGCTTGGACCGAACGCGGCGATGGTTGCCGGACTGTTGCGGGAGGGCAACGCGCTCAGCCATTTATTGCGGATTCGTTGCCGCGCTCTCGCCCGATCGCTTCAGCCCGCCGCGACTGATAATCGCCATGGTCTCGCGACAGAGGTCGGCGAGGCCGATCAGGAGCACGGCGAGCAGGAAGAACAGGTTGATGGAATCCGCGTACGCGCTGGTCAACGGGCTGAACTCGAAGAAGGGCGGCATGAATGCCCACCACACCAGCGGTATGACGAGCAGCACGGCGAAGACGGCCGCCGGCGCACCGGCAAGAATGCCGACCACGAAGATGCTGGGCAGGAATGCCGCGAAATAGAGCTTTGCGCCGAGGGCGACGCACGCGCCTTGAACCACGGCTGACACCGCCACGATTGCAAAACCGAGCAGAAATGCCTGCCACGACCATGGCCGTACTCGCGGTACGCCGAACAGTTCCGGACGCCTCATTGGCCTCATTGGCCTCCCTCTGCCGCCCGTTAACCAGGCCCGATTGCGACCAAAGTACTACAGCCGCGCCGAAACCGCGAGGTGGAAATAGCCTTGGTTGGGGCTTGGTTAAGCCGCAGCGCACAATCACGCCGCGCCGTCACTCGGTGGCGGCGTAGAGCAAGCCCGCGACGGGCAAGGCCAG is part of the Bradyrhizobium commune genome and harbors:
- the tkt gene encoding transketolase; this translates as MNISVHAEADLYAVAHSDLANAVRFLAVDAIEISQSGHPGLPMGMADVATVLFSRFLKFDSAHPNWPDRDRFVLSAGHGSMLLYALLHLTGGDVSLDDIKAFRQWGSKTPGHPEHGHTPGVETTTGPLGQGIATAVGMALAERMANARHGDGLVDHFTYVIAGDGCLMEGISQEAISLAGHLGLGRLIVLFDDNGISIDGPTSLATSDDQLARFAASGWSVRRVDGHDPEAVAQAIAEERGSAKPSLIACRTIIGYGAPDRQGTEKAHGAPLGTEQTAAARRALGWDYQPFVVPVTIMKTWRMIGQRGQVDRLAWLDRYEDATPGQRDLFVEGKAVALPEAYVLAASKLRERFATERPKLATRQASQQVLDGIAGTIPGLVGGSADLTHSNLTHAKAQTPVKRDAFAGDYIHYGIREHGMAAAMNGLALHGGFIPYGGTFLAFSDYSRPAIRLASLMRLRVIHVMTHDSIGLGEDGPTHQPVEHLAALRVIPNLLVFRPADAVETLEAWDCAFEAEDRPSVLCLSRQALPTFRSDARGRNRVARGAYLVVSPEGGRDVTLMATGSEVSIALEAARLLATEHVRAAVVSAPCFALFEEQPEDYRACVLGTAPRVGVEAAIVGDWHRWIGADGEFVGMRGFGASAPAPVLYREFGITPQSVAEAARRAIARARKQ
- a CDS encoding phosphoribulokinase, with product MSRKHPIISITGSSGAGTTSVKRTFEQIFFREKVNAVYIEGDAFHRYDRAEMRTQMAREAERGNKHFSHFSPETNLFEELERAFRDYGETGTAVTRHYVHDAEESALHGVAPGIFTEWERLPENSDLLFYEGLHGAVVTEKVNVARYADLKIGVVPVINLEWIQKLHRDRSARGYSTEAVTDTILRRMPDYIHYICPQFTETDINFQRVPTVDTSNPFIARWIPTPDESMVVIRFKNPRGIDFPYLLSMLPQSWMSRANSIVCPGAKLDLAMQLILTPLIMQLIERKRSSK
- a CDS encoding class 1 fructose-bisphosphatase, which gives rise to MTGQLRLDDHLQRYSETAPHALAVAAAVDAIAAAAIEIADLTGTGELADASGLTTGRNSDGDVQRDLDVQADAILRRCLSKLPIAALASEEMREPQTGDREAKICVAIDPLDGSSNIDINMTVGTIFSILPAPDDLALAFHQRGSAQLAAGFVTYGPQTSLVLTLGDGVDIFTLDRKARCFRLARSGVQISEACEEFAINASNRRHWDPPVRAFVDECLAGVEGPANHNFNMRWIGSLVAEAYRILTRGGVFLYPSDARPGYGDGRLRLTYEAHPMAMIIEQAGGSASTGRERILDLAAQSLHQRVPLIMGSSNEVRRVAELHCDPLLVASVSAPLFARRGFFRL
- a CDS encoding LysR family transcriptional regulator encodes the protein MSVKEFSYNGSGHAATQLRHLTIRQLRSLAALSAKGSVTAASTQLGLTQPAVTQQLRQLQDLAGLPLVQRTGDGMLLTEAGREVLALAERVEAAITDCQGALDLLAGRTGGTVHLGAVSTAKYFVPRAIAAFSKRHPKIEIKLSIGNREEIREAMHGYDLDCAVMGRPPADVSVDVRQLGRNPHVIIARKGHWLEKDSGLSLTDLVHETFLTREPGSGTRTLMEGMFQKSDLEPIIGMEMSSNETIKQAVIAGLGIAFISAHTVAHELAEGRLVVLDVAGLPIVRQWYVIRRSDKVLLPPAQAMFDFLGSEGANYLPDVPEFGARSSAAVSSSASSRPSPPERE
- a CDS encoding DUF4118 domain-containing protein, with amino-acid sequence MRRPELFGVPRVRPWSWQAFLLGFAIVAVSAVVQGACVALGAKLYFAAFLPSIFVVGILAGAPAAVFAVLLVIPLVWWAFMPPFFEFSPLTSAYADSINLFFLLAVLLIGLADLCRETMAIISRGGLKRSGESAATNPQ